In one Candidatus Poribacteria bacterium genomic region, the following are encoded:
- the ggt gene encoding gamma-glutamyltransferase produces the protein MQSPHGSAFRPSVMGRNGMVTSGHVLASQAGIQTMMAGGNAVDAAIATAVALGMVEPAGSGLGGDGFILIYWAETGKVEAVNGTGPAPRAATRETYLKDGGIPMKGIRSVSVPGIVDAWLLAHERYGALKLEDVFAPAIALCEEGFPVSHRLAGGLKGENPRFAAEPDSRAIFTNEGEPIPAGQFISNPNLGKTLRKIAEHGRDIFYKGEIAQAIGEFSRAHDGLLTTEDLADYHAHWDEPIHVNYRGYEVYEMPPNSSGHILLQELNMVERFDLPTLGCNTPESVHLMVEAKKLAFADREKYMADPNWVDIPLDGMLSKSYAAERAEQIDLEKAAIDVPAGGPESHEDTTCFCTADRAGNLVCILQSIQSGFGSALVAGDTGVLLNNRMTYWHLEEGHPNCLMPGKRVRHTMNPVIVTKDGQPFIACGTPGADTQVQTNLQLVTHIIDFGMTPQEAVSAPRWRSLQNPMESTIPHTCSNDLQLENRFQRDTKDGLAKRGHELQILGDWGGPGSAQAIMVHPESGALIGGSDPRTDGYAVTF, from the coding sequence ATGCAATCTCCACACGGTTCAGCATTTCGTCCCTCTGTCATGGGCAGAAATGGCATGGTTACATCTGGGCACGTACTCGCCTCGCAGGCAGGTATTCAGACAATGATGGCAGGTGGCAACGCCGTTGACGCAGCCATCGCAACGGCTGTAGCCCTTGGTATGGTTGAGCCTGCTGGTTCTGGGCTTGGAGGCGACGGGTTTATCCTCATCTATTGGGCGGAGACTGGGAAGGTCGAAGCCGTAAACGGCACTGGACCCGCACCGCGCGCCGCAACCCGCGAAACCTATCTTAAAGACGGTGGAATCCCGATGAAAGGCATACGCAGTGTTTCGGTCCCGGGAATCGTTGACGCATGGCTCCTCGCACACGAACGCTATGGTGCCCTCAAGTTAGAAGATGTTTTCGCACCCGCAATTGCCCTCTGTGAGGAAGGATTTCCTGTGAGCCACAGACTCGCTGGCGGTCTTAAGGGCGAAAATCCACGTTTCGCCGCTGAACCGGACAGCCGCGCTATCTTTACAAACGAGGGTGAACCCATCCCCGCCGGCCAATTTATCTCAAACCCCAATCTCGGTAAAACCCTCCGAAAGATTGCTGAACACGGAAGAGATATATTCTACAAAGGTGAAATTGCACAGGCTATCGGTGAGTTCAGCCGTGCTCATGACGGACTCTTGACGACAGAGGATCTCGCTGACTATCACGCACACTGGGATGAGCCGATACACGTCAACTACCGAGGGTATGAAGTCTATGAGATGCCCCCGAATTCGAGTGGTCATATCTTACTTCAAGAGTTGAATATGGTTGAACGCTTTGACTTGCCGACCTTGGGCTGTAATACGCCTGAAAGTGTCCACCTAATGGTTGAAGCCAAGAAACTCGCCTTCGCCGATCGCGAAAAATATATGGCGGATCCGAATTGGGTTGATATTCCTTTAGACGGCATGTTATCGAAATCCTACGCTGCTGAACGCGCCGAACAGATTGATTTAGAGAAGGCAGCTATAGATGTCCCTGCTGGTGGTCCAGAGTCACACGAGGATACGACCTGCTTCTGCACCGCCGACCGTGCCGGAAATCTTGTCTGTATATTACAGAGCATCCAATCAGGGTTCGGTTCTGCTCTGGTTGCAGGGGACACCGGTGTGCTCTTGAACAATCGGATGACCTATTGGCACTTAGAGGAAGGACACCCGAACTGTCTGATGCCGGGCAAACGCGTCCGTCACACAATGAACCCTGTCATCGTCACAAAGGACGGGCAGCCCTTCATCGCGTGTGGCACACCCGGTGCCGATACACAGGTTCAAACGAACCTACAACTCGTTACCCATATAATTGATTTCGGAATGACACCACAAGAAGCCGTTTCTGCACCGCGCTGGCGCAGTCTCCAGAATCCCATGGAATCCACTATTCCGCACACCTGCTCTAATGATCTCCAGTTAGAAAACCGATTTCAGAGGGATACGAAGGACGGTTTGGCGAAGCGAGGACATGAACTCCAAATCCTCGGCGATTGGGGCGGTCCAGGAAGCGCACAGGCGATCATGGTGCATCCTGAATCTGGCGCGCTCATCGGCGGTTCTGATCCCAGAACGGATGGATACGCAGTAACTTTTTAG